The segment CGGAACTCAGCGCGGGGAGCAGAACAATTTCTCGACGAACTTTCGTGCGCGGGAGGCTTTCCGATTAGAGTGTGACCATCCAATGCGCGTCCGGATCGCGCTTTCTAAAAACAAGCTCCGTTGCGCAAGGATAGTTCGATGGGCACGAGCAACTCGGGCCCATTATTTTTCACACTGTTCGCGAGTGATGACGCTGGACTGAGGACGAGACTATCGTCGGCAGCGGGCATCAGTAGCGATTTCAGTCGGGCCGGTGCTAGTTCGCCAGGAATCATCCAGTCTTCTGCAGTTGGTTCGTCGAGAATCACCGACATTCGATCGTGAATCGCTTCGATCAGCCTATTCGCCCCCCCGTGATAATGGTGAAAGTTCATTGCCAGTGACCCGGTTCCAGCAGCCACGATTCGTAAGCCCAGGCAACCAGAGCAGATCTCTCTCGGGAGCAAATCGAGCACGAAATCCTGAAGAGCCGCGTTCTGTCAAAAAAGGGACCGCCGCTGCGTCGGTTGGCGTACGCCATGCGGGCTGCGAGCAAGGCGATCGCTCTGTGCGCGCAATAAAGGAGCCTTCGCTATGGAGAAGCCACCATGAGAGGGGAGCTGAAAATGGACGTCTGCATTATTTGCGGACGAAGAGTTCAACCTGCAGAAAATTGGGTGGGATGTGTGCGACATGAAGTCGCCTGAGTAATGTCAAATAATCATCAGCAAGATAAATCAAAGGACAAGGCTTATGGGCACAGTCGTGATGACAGGTGGAACGTCGGGACTCGGGGCAGTAGCGGCGCAACGAATCCTCGGAGAGAACCTGAGACTCCTCCTGGGTGCGCGAAGCAGCGATCGTCTCGCCGAGCAGACCCTCCCTCTCGACCTGAGGAAACTCGACCAGGTGAGGATCTTCGCCGCGGAGGTCGAACGGGCGCTTGGAAACTCCACGATCGACGCACTTATTCTGAACGCCGGCGGCTATGCCCGCGGTCGTACTCCCGAAGGCTATGAGATGACCTTCGTGCTGAATCACTTGGCCCACTACCTGTTGGTCCGCTTGTTATGGGAGCGTGTCAGTCCCGGAGGAACCGTACTGCTCACGACGAGCGGCACCCATGATCCTGCGGAACGTACCGTGATTCCGCCCCCGCGTCACGCGAATGCGCTATGGCTCGCGAAGCCCGAGATCGATCCGCATCTGGATCAATCGCCGAGGGCGGCGGCGGCGCGAGCCTATGCGTCGTCAAAACTCTGCGTGATCCTCACGGCCCGTGCACTCGCGGCGCGCGCCGATGCTCGGGCTCGGGGAATCGGGGTAGTCGCGTACGATCCGGGACCGACTCCGGGCACTGGACTGGTTCGCGACCAGGGCGCGCTTGTCCGATTCGCGTGGGGACCTCTGGCGGCGCCATTACGGCTGATTCTGCGTAAATCAAACACGATAGAGGACGCGGGCCGTACGCTGTCGGAGCTTGCTCTCGCGAAAACACGTCCTCCCGACGGGAGAGTTTATGCGGCGCTTCGACGCGGGCAGCTGACCTGGCCGGAGCCCTCGGAGCTAGCGCGGCGCGACGACCTAATGGTCAGCGTCTGGAACGACAGCGCCGAACTTGTAGGACTGTCGGCGTGAGTGCGTGAATCGGAATCGACTTAGTCGTAACTGCGTCGCTCGCGAAGAGCGGCAGTTTTGCTCCAATGGGCTTATTGTACG is part of the Candidatus Binataceae bacterium genome and harbors:
- a CDS encoding SDR family NAD(P)-dependent oxidoreductase, giving the protein MGTVVMTGGTSGLGAVAAQRILGENLRLLLGARSSDRLAEQTLPLDLRKLDQVRIFAAEVERALGNSTIDALILNAGGYARGRTPEGYEMTFVLNHLAHYLLVRLLWERVSPGGTVLLTTSGTHDPAERTVIPPPRHANALWLAKPEIDPHLDQSPRAAAARAYASSKLCVILTARALAARADARARGIGVVAYDPGPTPGTGLVRDQGALVRFAWGPLAAPLRLILRKSNTIEDAGRTLSELALAKTRPPDGRVYAALRRGQLTWPEPSELARRDDLMVSVWNDSAELVGLSA